The proteins below come from a single Angustibacter sp. Root456 genomic window:
- a CDS encoding acyl-CoA thioesterase II, with amino-acid sequence MSATTVSPALGALLGRLDLVADGPDRFVSSGDHEGVVRLFGGQVAAQALAAAGRTVAPGRHVHSLHVSFLRPGDLHAPLRLDVTRLKEGRAYDVRRVDVTQQDALVLTATASFHVDEPGPEWSQGAAADWDGTAPADVDDVDALPRWEEQFAGRLDRLSPLWRRSRPMDLRYVGTPPPLDDDLAPGSRCAQRVYVRADGPLPDDELMHACLLVYATDASLLETAVLPQGVVWADGAFEGASLDHGLWFHQPPRADGWLRLDQRAVALGGGRGTAAGRLVDAEGRLVVTVVQEGSLRPVHGDTWMAGR; translated from the coding sequence GTGAGCGCCACGACGGTCTCGCCCGCGCTGGGGGCGCTCCTGGGCCGACTGGACCTCGTCGCCGACGGACCCGACCGGTTCGTGTCGAGCGGAGACCACGAGGGCGTCGTCCGGCTGTTCGGCGGCCAGGTGGCGGCCCAGGCGCTCGCGGCCGCGGGTCGCACGGTCGCGCCCGGCCGTCACGTCCACAGCCTGCACGTGAGCTTCCTGCGTCCCGGCGACCTCCACGCGCCGTTGCGGCTGGACGTCACGCGGCTCAAGGAGGGGCGGGCATACGACGTCCGCCGCGTCGACGTGACGCAGCAGGACGCGCTGGTGCTCACCGCCACGGCCTCGTTCCACGTGGACGAGCCGGGGCCGGAGTGGTCGCAGGGCGCGGCCGCCGACTGGGACGGCACGGCCCCTGCCGACGTCGACGACGTGGACGCTCTTCCCCGGTGGGAGGAGCAGTTCGCGGGCCGGCTGGACCGGCTCAGCCCGCTGTGGCGGCGGTCGCGCCCCATGGACCTGCGCTACGTCGGGACGCCACCACCCCTGGACGACGATCTCGCGCCGGGATCACGCTGCGCGCAGCGCGTCTACGTGCGCGCCGACGGTCCGCTACCGGACGACGAGCTGATGCACGCCTGCCTGCTGGTCTACGCCACCGACGCCTCGCTGCTGGAGACGGCGGTCCTGCCGCAGGGGGTCGTCTGGGCGGACGGCGCGTTCGAGGGCGCCAGCCTGGACCACGGGCTGTGGTTCCACCAGCCGCCGCGCGCGGACGGGTGGCTGCGACTCGACCAGCGCGCGGTCGCCCTGGGGGGCGGTCGAGGCACGGCCGCTGGCCGACTCGTGGACGCCGAGGGCCGCCTCGTGGTCACGGTGGTGCAGGAGGGCTCGCTGCGCCCGGTGCACGGTGACACCTGGATGGCCGGCCGGTGA
- a CDS encoding nitrogen regulation protein NR(II) yields MSDLATAPPEATRLPGRASLPWSLGDTDDETRRLRALARYAILDTPRDATFDDLVGVAVQLTGCQVAAIGFYDAARVWFKAAVGLDAQECPRDVRVSDPLTIRWFEAVESGTFVSVPCVTSDGYTLGCLVVADPQPKQLSIAARVSLAALARQVVHLLELRRTLLSYHTVVDGVGNVVFHIDEQGRLVSVTPTWAKLTGFGVVRSLGRALSDFVHEDDRDRFTEQLGAGQSGQTPPVVLCRLLRLGGADVPVEIVARGLVDEGGRHLGLVGVIADITERQAREVEAQHLQKLEALGRLSAGLAHEINTPIQFVGDNARFLAESYQTMLKLLLTYRKVLDVESGAIPWWERQELIQQAEREADVDYLAEEVPAAVEQSLEGVERVASLVRAMKTFSHPGTTEKAPADLNEALRATMTVARNQVKYIADEVLDLGDIPLVVCNIADLNQVFLNMVINAADAIEETGERGAITITSCLQDGQVAVSVSDTGAGIPEPLQLKIFEPFFTTKDVGRGTGQGLALARAVVHDQHGGSITVRSRVGAGTTITIHLPIEPPSDELGSAS; encoded by the coding sequence ATGAGTGACCTGGCGACGGCGCCCCCGGAAGCTACGAGGCTGCCCGGTCGCGCCAGCCTCCCGTGGTCGCTGGGGGACACCGACGACGAGACGCGCCGGCTGCGGGCGCTGGCCCGGTACGCGATCCTCGACACGCCACGTGACGCGACCTTCGACGACCTCGTGGGCGTGGCGGTGCAGCTCACCGGCTGCCAGGTGGCGGCCATCGGCTTCTACGACGCGGCGCGCGTGTGGTTCAAAGCCGCGGTCGGTCTCGATGCACAGGAGTGCCCCCGCGACGTGCGCGTCAGCGATCCCCTCACCATCCGGTGGTTCGAGGCGGTCGAGTCCGGGACGTTCGTCAGCGTGCCGTGTGTCACGAGCGACGGATACACCTTGGGTTGCCTCGTCGTCGCCGACCCGCAGCCCAAGCAGCTGTCGATTGCGGCGCGCGTGAGCCTCGCAGCCCTGGCCCGACAGGTCGTGCACCTGCTCGAGCTGCGCCGGACGCTGCTGTCGTACCACACGGTCGTTGACGGCGTCGGCAACGTCGTCTTCCACATCGACGAGCAGGGCCGGCTCGTGTCCGTCACCCCGACCTGGGCCAAGCTCACTGGCTTCGGCGTGGTCCGCTCGCTCGGGCGCGCACTGAGTGACTTCGTGCACGAGGACGACCGTGACCGGTTCACCGAACAGCTCGGTGCCGGCCAGAGCGGTCAGACGCCGCCTGTGGTGCTGTGCCGACTGCTCCGTCTCGGTGGCGCCGACGTGCCGGTCGAGATCGTGGCGCGCGGCCTGGTCGACGAAGGCGGCCGACACCTCGGGTTGGTCGGCGTCATCGCCGACATCACCGAACGCCAAGCCCGGGAGGTGGAGGCCCAGCACCTTCAGAAGCTGGAGGCGCTCGGGCGCCTCTCGGCCGGGCTGGCGCACGAGATCAACACACCGATCCAGTTCGTCGGTGACAACGCGAGGTTCCTCGCGGAGTCCTACCAGACGATGCTCAAGCTGCTGCTGACCTACCGCAAGGTGCTGGATGTGGAGTCCGGTGCCATCCCGTGGTGGGAACGGCAGGAGCTCATCCAACAGGCCGAGCGGGAGGCCGACGTCGACTACCTCGCTGAGGAGGTGCCGGCTGCCGTCGAGCAGAGCCTGGAGGGGGTCGAGCGGGTGGCCTCGCTGGTTCGCGCCATGAAGACGTTCAGCCACCCGGGAACCACGGAGAAGGCGCCGGCGGACCTCAACGAGGCCCTGCGCGCGACGATGACCGTTGCGCGCAACCAGGTCAAGTACATCGCCGACGAGGTGCTGGACCTCGGCGACATCCCCCTGGTGGTCTGCAACATCGCAGACCTGAACCAGGTGTTCCTCAACATGGTCATCAACGCGGCCGACGCCATCGAGGAGACCGGGGAACGCGGAGCCATCACGATCACGAGCTGCCTGCAGGACGGCCAGGTGGCCGTCTCCGTGAGTGACACCGGGGCCGGAATCCCAGAACCGCTGCAGCTCAAGATCTTCGAGCCCTTCTTCACCACCAAGGACGTCGGTCGCGGAACCGGCCAGGGCCTGGCCCTGGCCAGAGCTGTCGTCCACGACCAGCACGGGGGGTCGATCACCGTCCGCTCGCGCGTGGGCGCCGGTACGACCATCACCATCCATCTGCCGATCGAGCCACCATCCGACGAACTGGGGAGCGCGTCATGA
- a CDS encoding HD domain-containing phosphohydrolase, with the protein MIQTAEAHAKTYELPQLPRVLLVDDEIAIVDALRRQLRRQFDVTTATSGAAALEILADSDPFAVVLSDMRMPGMDGATFLARVREQYPDTVRMLLTGQADMQSAIAAINDGQIYRFLSKPCPTDALTTALNDGSALHQQITAEKDVLERTLRSAVQSLVDVLALANPDAFSRAVRVSHLVGHLCELMEIPVDWELQVSGLLGQLGAVTVPLPVLEKIDSGLLLNVDEQKMVDAIPGMSQNLIASIPRLERLAAALGQQRLRYDGRGTPVGEPVGEAIPFAARLLRFVVDVDTMRTQRLPAAAALDRMRKDAGAYDPRLLGVWERTHEQSSDAPECVPITVDFDQLEPGMVLVEDVLSGSGVVLLGRGSTVTEALLQRLRNHVRHSGVSGPIVVSSRLAARTKGADS; encoded by the coding sequence ATGATCCAGACTGCTGAGGCCCACGCCAAGACCTATGAGCTTCCTCAGCTGCCACGGGTCCTCCTCGTGGACGACGAGATCGCCATCGTCGACGCACTCCGTCGTCAGCTGCGTCGCCAGTTCGACGTCACCACCGCGACGAGCGGAGCCGCCGCTCTGGAGATCCTCGCCGACAGCGACCCGTTCGCAGTCGTGCTGTCGGACATGCGGATGCCCGGGATGGACGGCGCGACGTTCTTGGCCCGGGTCCGCGAGCAGTACCCCGACACCGTGCGCATGCTGCTGACCGGCCAGGCCGACATGCAGTCGGCCATCGCGGCTATCAACGACGGGCAGATCTACCGGTTCCTGTCCAAGCCATGCCCCACCGATGCCCTGACCACCGCACTGAACGACGGTTCGGCCCTGCACCAGCAGATCACCGCAGAGAAGGACGTGCTGGAGCGCACCTTGCGCAGCGCCGTCCAGTCGCTCGTCGACGTGTTGGCGCTGGCCAACCCGGACGCCTTCAGCCGCGCCGTGCGCGTATCGCATCTGGTGGGCCACCTGTGCGAGCTCATGGAGATCCCGGTCGACTGGGAGCTCCAGGTCAGTGGGCTGCTCGGCCAGCTCGGCGCCGTCACGGTCCCGCTGCCGGTGCTCGAGAAGATCGACTCGGGTCTGCTGCTCAACGTCGACGAGCAGAAGATGGTCGACGCCATCCCAGGGATGAGCCAGAACCTCATCGCATCGATCCCCCGACTGGAACGTCTCGCCGCAGCCCTCGGTCAGCAGCGGCTGCGCTACGACGGCCGTGGCACGCCGGTAGGGGAGCCGGTCGGTGAGGCCATCCCGTTCGCCGCGCGGCTGCTGAGGTTCGTCGTCGACGTCGACACCATGCGCACGCAGCGCCTTCCCGCCGCTGCGGCCCTGGACCGCATGCGCAAGGACGCTGGTGCCTACGACCCGCGCCTGCTCGGGGTCTGGGAGCGCACCCACGAACAGAGCAGCGACGCCCCCGAGTGCGTACCCATCACGGTCGACTTCGACCAGCTGGAACCAGGCATGGTCCTGGTCGAGGACGTGCTGAGCGGAAGCGGCGTCGTGCTGCTCGGCCGAGGCAGCACCGTCACCGAGGCGTTGTTGCAGCGCCTGCGCAACCACGTCAGACACAGCGGTGTCAGCGGACCCATCGTCGTGAGCAGCCGGCTCGCGGCCCGAACCAAGGGAGCGGACTCATGA
- a CDS encoding RNA polymerase sigma factor, translating into MTPTALGELYAGHARQSRDLAYLLTGDRAVAEDLVQDCFATLAARLRPVDNPPAFLRRMIVNASHSHHRRLRVRRERSRDEAATVGADTDRQPDDVDARIERLRLLEALAALPTRQREAVVLRHWLDLSEAQCAEELGCSVGTVKSLASRGRAALRTSLENA; encoded by the coding sequence GTGACCCCGACTGCCCTCGGTGAGCTGTACGCCGGCCATGCCCGGCAGTCCCGCGATCTCGCGTACCTGCTGACCGGCGACCGCGCGGTGGCCGAGGACCTGGTGCAGGACTGCTTCGCGACGCTGGCCGCGCGGTTGCGTCCGGTCGACAACCCCCCGGCGTTCCTGCGCCGGATGATCGTCAACGCCTCGCACAGCCACCACCGCCGGCTGCGGGTCCGGCGGGAGCGGTCCCGGGACGAGGCCGCGACCGTCGGTGCCGACACCGACCGGCAGCCCGACGACGTCGACGCCCGCATCGAGCGGCTCCGACTGCTCGAGGCGCTGGCCGCCCTTCCGACCCGTCAGCGCGAGGCGGTCGTCCTGCGGCACTGGCTGGATCTGTCCGAGGCCCAGTGCGCCGAGGAGCTCGGCTGCTCCGTCGGCACCGTCAAGTCCCTCGCCTCCCGCGGCCGCGCCGCGCTGCGCACGAGTCTGGAGAACGCATGA
- a CDS encoding NAD-dependent epimerase/dehydratase family protein, whose translation MSATQQGTVLVVGASGLVGAASVEAFSRNGWDVIAMSRRRPEVEPGTRFRHVAVDLRDAAATRAAVISPELRGVTHVVYTAVHEKPGLVRGWRDEDQMRTNLIMLQNLLDPLCDNGRLEHVTLLQGTKAYGVHLHPIRVPARERHPRDEHPNFYWLHEDHLRRKAEETGLRWTILRPQLVVGPTHGVAMNLPPVIGAYAAVCRELGVPFAFPGGAAYVTEAVDVRIVADAAVWAATAPQAWGEHFNLTNGEVFGWRDLWPALAEELGVETGPDEPRRLAQFLPEHEAEWDAAVRRHGLRPLRLAELLGESHFYADFCFAAGAEQAPPPAFVSVVKAMQAGFTRTCDTELSFRHWLRALVKSKVIPGG comes from the coding sequence GTGAGCGCGACGCAGCAGGGCACCGTGCTCGTCGTCGGGGCGAGCGGTCTGGTGGGTGCTGCGAGCGTCGAGGCGTTCTCCCGCAACGGGTGGGACGTGATCGCGATGTCGCGCCGTCGGCCCGAGGTGGAGCCGGGCACGCGGTTCCGGCACGTGGCAGTGGACCTGCGGGACGCCGCGGCGACGCGCGCCGCCGTGATCTCACCCGAGCTGCGCGGCGTGACCCACGTGGTCTACACCGCGGTGCACGAGAAGCCGGGGCTGGTGCGTGGCTGGCGCGACGAGGACCAGATGCGGACGAACCTCATCATGCTGCAGAACCTGCTGGACCCGTTGTGCGACAACGGCCGGCTCGAGCACGTGACCCTCCTGCAGGGCACCAAGGCCTACGGGGTGCACCTGCACCCGATCCGGGTGCCCGCCCGCGAGCGGCACCCGCGCGACGAGCACCCGAACTTCTACTGGCTGCACGAGGACCACCTGCGCCGCAAGGCCGAGGAGACCGGACTGCGGTGGACGATCCTGCGCCCGCAGCTCGTCGTCGGGCCGACCCACGGCGTGGCCATGAACCTGCCGCCCGTCATCGGTGCGTATGCCGCGGTGTGCCGCGAGCTCGGCGTGCCGTTCGCCTTCCCGGGGGGTGCGGCGTACGTGACCGAGGCGGTCGACGTCCGGATCGTCGCGGACGCCGCCGTGTGGGCCGCCACCGCGCCGCAGGCCTGGGGCGAGCACTTCAACCTGACCAACGGCGAGGTGTTCGGCTGGCGCGACCTGTGGCCCGCGCTGGCTGAGGAGCTCGGGGTCGAGACCGGTCCGGACGAGCCGCGGCGGTTGGCTCAGTTCCTGCCCGAGCACGAGGCCGAGTGGGACGCGGCGGTCCGCAGGCACGGGCTGCGGCCGCTCCGGCTGGCTGAGCTGTTGGGAGAGTCGCACTTCTACGCCGACTTCTGCTTCGCTGCGGGCGCCGAGCAGGCACCACCACCGGCGTTCGTCAGCGTGGTGAAGGCGATGCAGGCGGGCTTCACCCGCACATGCGACACCGAGCTGTCGTTCCGGCACTGGCTGCGGGCCCTGGTGAAGAGCAAGGTCATCCCCGGCGGCTGA
- a CDS encoding sensor domain-containing diguanylate cyclase, producing MDNPERLAAVARTEMHGHLGDPELDAVVATLRIACSVPIAVVDLVTQNTQTYPAEVGVGAPCTTVPDALSFCAEVVNTRSPLQITDARAHPVYAENPLVVDGMVGAYAGVPLVDDGFVLGTVSIFDDHPRQFTAQEMELLLYQAQLTSSVLRLRRTARTDVLTGLPNRTLFLDRLGHSLRRLEGQPGLVAVMFLDVDGFKALNDSMGHEAGDRALQGLALRLTSAFRSTDTIARLGGDEFAAVCDNLATPECADAIAERVVAIVDEPWILNGTAVDLGASIGITVTDNADDAPTDLMRAADAAMYRAKRIAGSAWVRGAGPVPNLTGPVVRQSQAN from the coding sequence GTGGACAATCCGGAACGACTCGCTGCGGTGGCCCGTACCGAGATGCACGGCCACCTCGGAGACCCCGAGCTGGATGCGGTCGTCGCCACGCTGCGGATCGCGTGCTCGGTGCCGATCGCCGTCGTTGACCTGGTCACGCAGAACACTCAGACCTACCCGGCCGAAGTCGGTGTTGGCGCACCCTGCACCACCGTCCCCGACGCGTTGTCCTTCTGCGCTGAGGTGGTCAACACGCGTTCGCCACTTCAGATCACCGACGCGCGCGCGCACCCGGTCTACGCCGAGAATCCTCTGGTCGTGGACGGCATGGTCGGCGCCTACGCGGGCGTACCGCTGGTCGACGACGGGTTCGTCCTCGGAACGGTGTCCATCTTCGACGACCATCCGAGGCAGTTCACCGCCCAGGAGATGGAGCTCCTTCTCTATCAAGCGCAGCTGACGTCGTCCGTCTTGCGGCTGCGCCGCACAGCGCGCACCGACGTCCTGACTGGTCTGCCCAACCGAACGCTGTTCCTGGACCGGCTGGGTCACTCCCTGAGACGGCTCGAAGGTCAGCCCGGGCTCGTCGCCGTCATGTTCCTCGACGTCGACGGCTTCAAGGCGCTCAACGACTCGATGGGACACGAGGCCGGCGACCGGGCCCTCCAGGGCCTCGCCCTCCGCCTGACGAGCGCCTTCCGGTCGACCGACACGATCGCCCGACTCGGCGGTGACGAGTTTGCCGCCGTGTGTGACAACCTGGCCACTCCTGAGTGCGCCGACGCGATCGCGGAACGCGTCGTGGCCATCGTCGACGAACCGTGGATACTCAACGGGACCGCCGTCGACCTCGGGGCGAGTATCGGCATCACCGTCACCGACAACGCCGATGACGCCCCCACGGACCTCATGCGTGCGGCGGACGCGGCGATGTACCGCGCCAAGCGAATCGCCGGTTCAGCATGGGTGCGCGGGGCCGGCCCGGTGCCGAATCTGACCGGACCGGTGGTCAGGCAGTCGCAGGCGAACTGA
- a CDS encoding response regulator: MDDDPAVREFVGDLLDLEGHEVRFAADGREALASVRAQRPDCVLLDVMMPGMSGHEVLAELRLADGGADLPVVILTALADEAQTWQGWSAGADYVLGKPFDSEQLLQVLAYLADADHE; encoded by the coding sequence GTGGACGACGACCCAGCCGTCCGGGAGTTCGTGGGCGACCTGCTGGACCTTGAAGGTCATGAGGTCCGGTTCGCCGCTGATGGTCGCGAAGCCCTGGCCTCCGTGCGTGCGCAGCGTCCGGACTGCGTGCTGCTGGACGTGATGATGCCGGGCATGAGCGGGCACGAGGTGCTCGCCGAGCTGCGGCTCGCTGATGGCGGTGCGGATCTGCCCGTCGTGATCCTGACCGCCCTCGCCGACGAGGCTCAGACCTGGCAGGGCTGGAGCGCCGGGGCTGACTACGTGCTGGGCAAGCCGTTCGACTCCGAGCAGCTGCTGCAGGTGCTCGCCTACCTGGCAGATGCCGATCATGAGTGA
- a CDS encoding S8 family serine peptidase, producing the protein MALPIVSGVVAEVPRAFVAPAGLLVTADRPARFTSASGGDDGPTSTVRQTLGLDTTGQEGAGVTVALVDTGVADVPDLAGRLEHVDLTGTGVGDGYGHGTFLAGLLAGSGAASGGRYQGVAPAARVLDVKVAAADGTTSLSLVLRGLQEVAKRSRTEPIKVVNLSLASGSPLPYQVDPLDQALRVLWHQGITVVVAAGNDGPQPGTIDAPGNDPTLITVGGVDENGTAAHADDSIASWSGRGPTSQGLAKPDLAAPGAHLVGLRSEGSVIDAAHPQSRVGDRYFRGSGTSMAAAVASGAVANLLSRRTNLTPAQVKGLLISTAYQAAALTAERGAGAGGLDLAGALAERGLGSAAGSQRPSTSPAPGDPKLWAAVSAAFARGDRDAAAAAWDDLSPAARSWAARSWANLDPVARSWAARSWAARSWAGADAQSSEWAARSWAARSWAGEDWTARSWAARSWAGDDWAARSWAGDDWAARSWAADDWAARSWAATWR; encoded by the coding sequence GTGGCCCTTCCGATCGTCAGCGGGGTCGTGGCCGAGGTGCCGAGGGCGTTCGTCGCGCCGGCCGGACTCCTCGTGACCGCCGACCGCCCGGCGCGGTTCACCTCCGCCTCAGGCGGTGACGACGGGCCAACCAGCACCGTCCGTCAGACGCTGGGACTCGACACGACCGGCCAGGAGGGCGCGGGCGTCACCGTCGCGCTGGTCGACACGGGCGTCGCGGACGTCCCTGACTTGGCCGGTCGGCTCGAGCACGTCGACCTGACTGGAACCGGCGTTGGCGACGGGTACGGGCACGGCACCTTCCTGGCTGGTCTGCTCGCCGGTTCAGGTGCCGCTTCGGGAGGCCGCTACCAGGGCGTGGCGCCAGCCGCTCGCGTCCTGGACGTGAAGGTGGCAGCCGCCGACGGCACGACGAGCCTGAGTCTGGTGCTTCGCGGCCTCCAGGAGGTCGCCAAGCGCAGCCGCACCGAGCCGATCAAGGTGGTCAACCTGTCGCTGGCCTCCGGCAGTCCGTTGCCGTACCAGGTCGACCCGCTGGACCAGGCACTTCGGGTGCTGTGGCACCAGGGCATCACCGTGGTCGTCGCTGCCGGCAACGACGGCCCGCAACCTGGCACCATCGACGCTCCTGGCAACGACCCCACGTTGATCACCGTGGGGGGAGTGGACGAGAACGGCACGGCGGCACACGCCGACGACAGCATCGCGTCCTGGTCCGGGCGGGGCCCGACCAGCCAGGGTCTGGCCAAGCCGGACCTGGCCGCCCCCGGTGCGCACCTCGTGGGCCTGCGATCTGAGGGGAGCGTCATCGACGCCGCCCACCCGCAGTCGCGTGTCGGCGACCGCTACTTCCGAGGGTCCGGCACGTCGATGGCGGCCGCCGTCGCCTCCGGCGCAGTGGCGAACCTCCTGTCCCGCCGAACCAACCTGACGCCAGCGCAGGTGAAGGGACTGCTGATCTCGACGGCCTACCAGGCCGCGGCCCTGACCGCTGAGCGGGGCGCTGGCGCCGGCGGCCTCGACCTGGCTGGTGCACTGGCAGAGCGGGGTCTCGGCTCTGCGGCGGGTTCCCAACGTCCCTCGACCTCACCGGCACCTGGCGATCCCAAGCTGTGGGCCGCGGTCTCGGCGGCGTTCGCCCGGGGAGACCGCGATGCCGCTGCCGCGGCGTGGGACGATCTGTCGCCAGCTGCTCGCTCGTGGGCCGCTCGTTCGTGGGCGAACCTCGACCCCGTGGCCCGCTCGTGGGCGGCACGTTCGTGGGCCGCCCGTTCCTGGGCGGGTGCCGATGCGCAGAGCAGCGAGTGGGCCGCACGTTCGTGGGCCGCGCGATCGTGGGCCGGTGAGGACTGGACGGCTCGCTCCTGGGCCGCACGATCGTGGGCCGGGGACGACTGGGCCGCGCGATCGTGGGCCGGGGACGACTGGGCCGCGCGGTCCTGGGCTGCCGACGACTGGGCGGCCCGTTCCTGGGCCGCCACCTGGCGCTGA
- a CDS encoding ATP-binding protein gives MFTPLNRVVMLAVTGGVASTGVLHWLTMRAPAWHDAPYALSWLSSPWLAAVLLVLTTASELIAVRLRHDDAVEELTLLDAVVLLNVLLLPATVAVYTTLAGLLAAYLLRRRAPIKVLFNLGTYASACSVTAVTIHVFAAGSGDFGVTLLVAVAAGATGFVAVNLVHIAWLLSVISGTAPLRVLREDAQLSALTMLGTVALTLTVLAMAASTPVLLPCAVLPALALTYSYRASAERHEEHRRSARVLEFSQVLASGPTRGLAAGAFLRLVSEEFQTDWAAVVLHDGTAFHLNAGDGEVQQMPARQLPSWLQQPAGSTGLRRSALPLGWGSALDAPLIAEGRHLGRVTLGARQRAALKDRDVTALSPLAGSLAVALRNAEQMEQLETETSKLRAVVEQSGDGIVVVDGAGVVQLWSPAMAQATGIAQHEALGRLLDAVLAGEDGDGAPVRPFSDALDRLTPATPGTLVDVHLVRSDGERRTLRLSHAAVFDDAGLVRDVIIARDLTTEWRIERMKGDFVATVTHELRTPLTPIKGYAELLRRKGDAIPQEKRTRALDVIIDRADHLGRLMEDLLLASDITARNEPQRAVVQGEADLVGLASRALEDFAASRDRLTFETDSEQLQVSCDPARVIQVTANLISNALKYSPADARVTVSVETLTGGGCIRVTDHGLGIPQSELERVFDKFHRVEDPMVMSTGGTGLGLYIARHLAEAMGGALTVQSTLGDGSTFTFRLPATALDPMAEMAPPAAAAAVSSPATA, from the coding sequence GTGTTCACGCCGCTGAATCGCGTCGTGATGCTCGCGGTCACCGGCGGCGTGGCGAGCACGGGCGTCCTGCACTGGCTGACGATGCGGGCGCCGGCCTGGCACGATGCGCCATACGCCTTGTCGTGGCTGTCTTCGCCGTGGCTCGCGGCCGTGCTGCTGGTCTTGACCACGGCGTCGGAGCTGATCGCCGTTCGGCTTCGCCACGACGATGCCGTCGAGGAGCTGACACTGCTCGATGCGGTCGTGCTCCTGAACGTGCTGCTGCTGCCGGCGACGGTCGCGGTGTACACGACGCTGGCCGGGCTGCTCGCCGCGTACCTGCTGCGGCGCCGCGCGCCGATCAAGGTGCTGTTCAACCTGGGTACCTACGCCTCAGCCTGTTCCGTCACCGCGGTCACCATCCACGTGTTCGCCGCGGGCTCAGGCGACTTCGGCGTGACCCTGCTCGTCGCGGTTGCTGCCGGAGCCACCGGGTTCGTTGCGGTCAACCTCGTCCACATCGCGTGGCTGCTGTCCGTGATCAGTGGGACCGCGCCACTGCGCGTGCTGCGCGAGGACGCCCAGCTCTCGGCCCTGACGATGCTTGGCACGGTGGCCCTGACCCTCACCGTGCTGGCCATGGCCGCCTCGACCCCGGTGCTGTTGCCGTGTGCCGTACTGCCGGCCCTCGCCCTGACGTACTCCTACCGGGCCTCGGCCGAGCGGCATGAAGAACATCGCCGGTCCGCTCGGGTTCTGGAGTTCTCCCAGGTGCTCGCCTCCGGGCCGACGCGCGGGCTGGCTGCCGGGGCGTTCCTGCGGCTGGTCAGCGAGGAGTTCCAGACCGACTGGGCCGCAGTGGTTCTCCACGACGGGACGGCGTTCCATCTCAACGCCGGGGACGGCGAGGTCCAGCAGATGCCGGCGCGTCAGCTGCCGTCCTGGCTCCAGCAGCCTGCCGGATCAACGGGGTTGCGCCGATCGGCGCTCCCGCTCGGCTGGGGCTCGGCTCTGGACGCACCGCTGATCGCGGAGGGGCGGCACCTCGGTCGGGTCACCCTGGGGGCTCGTCAGCGCGCTGCCTTGAAGGACCGCGACGTCACCGCCTTGAGTCCGCTGGCCGGTTCCTTGGCGGTGGCGCTACGCAACGCCGAGCAGATGGAGCAGCTCGAGACCGAGACCAGCAAGCTGCGGGCGGTGGTCGAGCAGTCCGGTGACGGGATCGTGGTCGTCGACGGCGCCGGCGTCGTGCAGCTGTGGAGCCCGGCGATGGCCCAGGCCACGGGGATCGCACAGCACGAGGCTTTGGGCCGTCTGCTCGACGCGGTGCTGGCCGGGGAGGACGGCGACGGCGCCCCGGTGCGCCCGTTCTCGGATGCATTGGACAGGTTGACGCCGGCGACTCCCGGCACGCTGGTCGACGTCCACCTGGTGCGAAGCGACGGGGAGCGCAGGACCCTGCGACTCTCCCACGCCGCGGTGTTCGACGACGCAGGGTTGGTCCGGGACGTCATCATCGCCCGCGACCTCACCACCGAGTGGCGGATCGAGCGGATGAAGGGTGACTTCGTGGCGACGGTTACCCACGAGCTGCGCACGCCGCTGACTCCGATCAAGGGGTACGCAGAACTGTTGCGTCGCAAGGGTGACGCGATCCCCCAGGAGAAGCGCACGCGCGCTCTCGACGTCATCATCGACCGAGCCGACCACCTGGGCCGGCTGATGGAAGACCTGCTGTTGGCCTCGGACATCACCGCGCGGAACGAGCCGCAGCGCGCGGTGGTGCAAGGTGAGGCGGACCTGGTGGGACTAGCTTCCCGGGCTCTCGAGGACTTCGCGGCCTCACGTGACCGGTTGACCTTCGAGACCGACAGCGAGCAGCTGCAGGTCTCGTGCGACCCCGCGCGCGTCATCCAGGTGACAGCGAACCTCATCTCCAACGCCTTGAAGTACTCACCGGCGGATGCTCGCGTCACGGTCAGCGTCGAGACGCTGACCGGCGGCGGGTGCATCCGCGTGACCGACCACGGGCTCGGCATCCCGCAGTCGGAGCTGGAGCGCGTCTTCGACAAGTTCCACCGGGTCGAGGACCCCATGGTGATGTCGACGGGCGGCACCGGGCTCGGGCTCTACATCGCTCGGCACCTGGCCGAGGCGATGGGCGGCGCGCTGACGGTGCAGTCCACGTTGGGGGACGGATCGACCTTCACGTTCCGGCTGCCAGCCACGGCCTTGGACCCGATGGCCGAGATGGCCCCACCAGCCGCGGCCGCCGCAGTCAGTTCGCCTGCGACTGCCTGA